The window TAACCAGGGAGGACATAGACAAACGGAAATCATATCTGATACCCTATGTGCAGAGTGGGGATCTTACAGCCTGGTGGAACGCTGTAGACCTGATAAAAGGTGGATATATTGACAGCTCATATATCAGGCCCTACAGAAATGTATTTATTGAAAGCCTTAAAAGTGAAAATCCGGGAATAGTTAGTGATGCATGGCATATGGTACCCATGCTGACAGACGCTAAAATTTTAACTGAATCCGATTATGAGGATAATAAAAAATATCTATTCAATGTTTTAAAATCCTCAAATCAATATATAAGGCTTAATGCATGGGAAACCATAATAGACCTCGGAGAAAAGGGGGTATTGCAGAAAGAGGATATACTGCCATTCAGGGATCGTGCAAAAGAACTCATAGAAGGGGATGACCTAATAAAATTGACATCTTTGTTTGATACAAACAGGGAAGATTTCCTTCTTAGGTTAAAAAAACTGGACCTGATCCAGTGATAAATTTATTCCGGTATAAAATCTGCAACATTTATTGCAGATGTGAATATTCCCAGATAAAGTGGAACCCGGTTTTCTCCCTTCTCTATTGAATAATTTTCTCCATTCATGGATATTGAGAATTTGTTGATTTTCATATTGATATTTATCTCACTGTTTTTAAAGACCTCCGGTATTGCCTCATTCAGGGGATTAAACGATTTCAGGCTGTCTAGTTGCACAGGCTTCACCATCAATCCTGTTTTTCCGTGGAGACTGAATGGGAATCTTATAAGTCTGTGAATATCAGTTGTAACCGGCTCATCTATTTCAGCCAGTGCATTTTTTTTGAAATCCTGAAGCAGTTTTCCCAGCATTATTCGGTCATAATCAACCGACGCATTTTCATTGCTATTGCTTTTTTTTATAAGCAATTTAAATTTATTTCCCTCAACTTTTTTCAAAAAATCAATAATTTTCTCCCCATTGTAGAATTTCTCAAGGTAGTTCATATAGTTCCACCAGGATTTGCCAAAAACTGATTTGACATAATTTTCATCTATATTGCTGTAAAAATCGGCAATATAGCGGTTGAACCTTCCAAGTATCCCGTAATTGAAATAACTGTCGTCAAGCATTTTTAGATCCTCTATATTGAGCCCCTCTATACGTATATAATCGCCAATATCCCTTCTTGAATCGGAATCCATTGTGTAAATTTTATCACTCTCCACATGTACATGGTAACCCCTGCCACCAGAAAAGTAAAGTCTTATATTATTCTCGCCGAATCCAAAATCGTTCATGAGCATTTCCAGCAGTCTGATCGTATGTT of the Ferroplasma sp. genome contains:
- the priS gene encoding DNA primase catalytic subunit PriS, with product MPDDILKQYFRKYYSTSSLGIPDMLFQREIGFIPFNGTMIRHKKFSGQKPIERFVRQYVPRHLYYSSAYYRFPDQHKMMEKEWLGAELIFDLDADHIEGANKMTYMEILAEVKKHTIRLLEMLMNDFGFGENNIRLYFSGGRGYHVHVESDKIYTMDSDSRRDIGDYIRIEGLNIEDLKMLDDSYFNYGILGRFNRYIADFYSNIDENYVKSVFGKSWWNYMNYLEKFYNGEKIIDFLKKVEGNKFKLLIKKSNSNENASVDYDRIMLGKLLQDFKKNALAEIDEPVTTDIHRLIRFPFSLHGKTGLMVKPVQLDSLKSFNPLNEAIPEVFKNSEININMKINKFSISMNGENYSIEKGENRVPLYLGIFTSAINVADFIPE